A single Pan paniscus chromosome 21, NHGRI_mPanPan1-v2.0_pri, whole genome shotgun sequence DNA region contains:
- the LOC117977235 gene encoding small ubiquitin-related modifier 5, with translation MSDQEAKPSTEHLGDKIKDEDIKLRVIGQDSSEIHFKVKMTTPLKKLKKSYCQRQGVPVNSLRFLFEGQRIADNHTPEELGMEEEDVIEVYQEQIGGHSTV, from the coding sequence ATGTCTGACCAGGAGGCAAAACCTTCAACTGAGCATTTGGGGGATAAGATAAAAGATGAAGATATTAAACTCAGGGTTATTGGACAGGATAGCAGTGAGATTCATTTCAAAGTGAAAATGACAACACCTCTCAAGAAGCTCAAGAAATCGTACTGTCAGAGACAGGGCGTTCCAGTGAATTCCCTCAGGTTTCTCTTTGAAGGTCAGAGAATTGCTGATAATCATACTCCAGAAGAACTGGGAATGGAGGAAGAAGATGTGATTGAGGTTTATCAGGAACAAATCGGAGGTCATTCAACAGtttag